The nucleotide sequence AGCTTCCTGTGAGAGATGGGGGGCATTTCTTGTAACATCCAATGCAGCACTTATGGTGCATTAGTATTTTGGCTGAAACATAACATACTGTAGGCCTTAGACAAGGAACTCCTAGAATAACCACCACCATCATATCTGGCTTAGATATGTAAGGTCCATCTGTCTCAAGAGTAGGCCTTAAAACATTGCAGAACACTTCATACTATATTGACTGCCTTCTTGATATGGCTATTGAAACTCCAGTGACTATGTGGGTAAATTATTAATCTGAAGATAGTGATGTCATTTACGGCATGTGTGTGCTATATCTCTTTAACTATGGGCTTGAAAGGTTGTCAAACAAACAATCACAAATACAATTCCCCTCAAACCGATGTACAGTGTATAATCACCTCTACGTTTTGGGAAAAATTAAGGCATATTGGATTATTTTTTTTGCTTGGATCAAGTCCTGGTACAGAAGCGAATGTCCTTGAGAGCTGATGGTGAAGTTGCTACATATTACTATAGCAGACTAAGCTTAATTTTTAATTGAACCCTGAGGTCGAGGCAACATTAGTGAGCTCCTCCATTTCATCCATCCCCACCACTGGCCCATGCCTCAGACTCACGTCCTTCAGCAGCAGACACAGAGAGCAAGGCCCAGACCAAGTCTCACACACCACCCAGCCATGCCCATAGACACAATGTTCCTATGATGGACTTAGCCCCTCAGACCACATCAATTTTAATGCTTCCTCAGCACCCACTGGAATGGGGGTCCCCATTCTAAGAATTACATTTCTATGGGCATGCCCACCCAGACATCAAAACCCAGCTGCAGGCCAATACCCCAGCtttcttctgtctgtctctctagggTTGTTTTCCTAAAAATGTTACAACCACTttctgttttgtttccttgccacgatactaatGAGTATCGCAATACTGGTAAGGTCCCGGCTCTACACAGAATCGCTGCTTCATCTAAAATCTCCTTCTCCACAATCATGAATTATTCACCTCCGCAACCCTcaaatctctctctttatctcctcagATCTACAGTCTCCTGCCAGTTGTGTTTGAGAGTCCCTCTGCATCTTAGCCTGTGGCTCACTGGGCTCTTTGGTCCCGTGTTTACTCTGGAGCTGCAGGGGAAGAGGTGAGCCCTAATAAGCTCCAAACCAGGCTTGACACTGAAATAAAGAACTCCAAACTGAAACAACTGAATCAAATCTGACTCAAAGGAGAGTAAAGAATGTGTATCCTGCTACCAAAGAAAgcagtatttgtatttgtatttccaTGTGTATCTGACACTGCTGTGTCCTAGGCCTAGGATATCATCCAATTTACATGGATGGTTTCCCCTGTTGTGCACTGAACAGAGATCCTAGGCTCTGAAAGCAAGTCCTTTTTCAGCTCTGCTAGCGGTGTGTTGAGTCTGCATGTCGTTTTTCAGCTCTTCTAGCTGTGTGTTGAGTCTGCATGTCATTTTTCTGCTCTGTTAGCAGTGTGTTGAGTCTgcatatgtcacaccctgaccatagtttgctttgtatgtttctatgttttgtttggtcagggtgtgatatgagtgggtattctatgttggatgtcttgtttgtctatttgtatgtctggcctgatatggttctcaatcagaggcaggtgttagtcattgtctctgattgggaaccatatttaggtagcctgtttggtgttggggtttgtgggtgattgttcctgtctctgtgtttgtttgcaccagtataggctcagtcactttggaTTTATTTTTTTTCCTGGTTTTGGAAGAGAACGTGAGCCGGGTGcaccattctccttgcggagatggtgcaaaatccaccaacacggtcggtccctgggattgggctggccaacacgattcggtttgcttggaaggagaaggagttggagcctttaggacgggaaacttttggaaagacaatcttgatggggattctaaagctgacggtgaaggacgtgttttgcttccaaggcaactcgttggagggagcatacgacgtggcactaaatacagaggagaaacatgatgatatcctgagaagggcaagagcagtgggaggtgagaggccaatgagccactatgaaatatcaagcctggcgaggaacaactttagggttgtaactgtcaacattcctctttacaacccatacgttaaggacgaagaggtgagggcctttctgggaagatacatggataacatctcctcagcaaggcacctcaaagactcccttgggttttggaatgggaggagaggcttccaggccctcctcagggaggacccaaagggacatggtggctacctccatcctcctgctatgttctccctaggggctgacagggggacgttgttttatgcacgtcagcccccattttgcaggcgctgtatggcctacggccacatcttcgcctcgtgcagcacaagaaaatgcagattttgtggatctggggagcacgaggcgaaggattgtgacaagcctaaggcgtgccacgggtgtggctcgtcagcacacctgtggcgggggtgcccggctcgtcagaggtcatacgcgtctgcggctgggggggcagcaggagcgggggatgggggaagaagaggaggggaaggaagcacgcctcatgactagagtacaggtccagaggggaaggccgcaaggaaggaggaggagcaagaagtggcggatggaagagagaaggaaacggaaggcacgggagaaggagaaccaggaaaagcggcggaagaaggcaaccgagtggaggagcatgggagagaagaaagcgagggaggggtggtggagaaggagacggtggaagagcaagtggaatggggggaaagtgccctggtggaagagatgaggggtatggtggaggaggtggcGGTGGGGAgagtggtatctctccactgccgccagcaccaaagaagagagtgaagaggagggtgcgattggccgacagtgagagagaggggatggccaagagagcgaTGGGGCTGGGAGAAACCTCtaggttgctgctggtttccccaggccctcaacttctgttgggtggggacacacctaacaagacccaggactgggtacaggaggaggtggggagttttttgtttttggactcagcctcccctatttttttccaaaccagctgcagtgctggggagggggaggagtgtgggagtagacccagggtgcagggcaccccggagccaaacactattcctgcatcctgggttggcgAGATGCAGGAAGAGACGTCGGGAGTACGGATGGTGttatcaccggtagatatggagcaggggaacatcgggtgagtctcctgttttctgtctgggtttagtatttgagtgtattacatgtttttattttattctttcatggggtctaattttacttttgttagtttaaatgtaaggggtttaagggattttgtcaagaggagggcggtttttagttatttggagggtgtggggtttgatttttgttttttacaggaggttcacctgagggatggaggggatgttagtagatttaagagggagtgggacaagggggagtcggtttgggttattgggggggtgcactcatcaggggtagggattttgtgtgggcacagggaggtaaaagtggagggttcttttgtggtgatacacgggagggttataggggtggatgtcacgataagggattgtaaatttagattagtggtggtgtatgggccacaggtcgTGGCAGACAggggggagatggtggactgtctggcgcccctgtgtgtcacaaataggaaattagtgatagggggggattttaatacagatttaggaatagggggggatagcagtgcaggcgccatcaccgggctaatggcttgccatggtctggttgatggtggcctgcacactactccgaaaatggccggtcctacatggcgcaactccaggggggttgcgcggaggctcgactatatttttgtacccaggtctttgggtaagttgtctgggcggctgttgcctgttttctttacagatcacgacggggtgctcctgcaggtgggatcgccagtctgcctctttgatagggggtactggaagttagatcgggatgtgctggaggagcaggcttttgttgacgctttgtttggtttcttttggaggcttgaaggcctccggtccatgtgcgagggggtgttagagtggtgggaattagttaaggtgaggattagggcttttatattACGGTATTGTAAGAgggaaaaagggaggagaggaggaaggtggatcgtatccaaaggttaattgaactcgagtacgaggcaggcaacctcggcgggtcgtttgactaggagagatccgcaaccctaaaggcgcagctctgggagttgcaggagcggaaggctcgagctttcctggagcgtgcgcatagtggctttctagaacacaatgagacttgttctgctatgttctttaagtctgttagggccagacagagttagaaggtaatgcatggcgttagggaagaaaatggtagtatagttagagaaccagaggatatggtcagggtgacaactgatcatttccaaggtttatttaaggaaagggaaatagatgtagagcagggaaatgtgtttttagaacacttgtccaggcggttgccggaggacattagagaagtgatggaggcccagatctcactagaagaggttgagagcgctcttaggaggatgggaaaatgGAAGGTGCCTGGAttgatgggctgccggctgagttttatctcaagttttggggtatacttggaccagtggtcctcaaagtcttgaaggccatccttgagacgcaggtcccggggggatcaatggctgttggtatGCTGTCACTTttttataagaagggggaagtaacagaccttggcaactggcggccgttgaccatgctgtgcgtagattacaagctacttgcaaaggttttagcagaccggttgcgtacagcccttccctacgtcgtccatgaggatcagacgtgcggggtagagggccgctctattagatggaacctacagttaatcagggactccatcgcttgggttgaagatagaggccAGCTTTTAATGGTAGCAgtgctagatcaggcgaaagcctttgatcgcgtgaatagatattttctattcagagtgttaggtcgattaggatttgaggagaagttcataggatgcattcgtacattatatgtcggagcggggtgccgagttagtgtaaatagttcagaaatgcctccaaaacatccggagaaattgcagagagccacaacaaataacagaaatactcatcataaactttgatgaaatatacatgttttacatagaaataaagataaacttgttcttaatgcaactgctgtgtcagatatCAAAAAAGCTGTATggcaaaagcacaatattcaataatctgggaacagcgttcagccacaaaagcaagcaatacagttacccgccaagttgtggagtcaacaaaagtcataaatagcattataaatcttcacttacctttgctgatctgcgtcagaatgcactcccaggactcccactTCCACAAGAAATGGTGGTTTGGTcaatatttatgtccaaataaaaTGCgcgttttgtttgcgcgtttagttcacTCTTCCAAAGGCACAATGTTGAGAGCAAAATCCAGACAAAAAGTCAaaagagttccattacagtttatagaaacatgtcaaacgatgtttacaatCAATCTTTGGGGTCTTTTTtataataaatcttcaataatattccaaccggacaatagctTATACATTACAGAGGAAAAAGAAGGCACGGCGCACCCGCATGACTGCACAGTGAACAACTGATTGGCCACAGCCTagtccacttgttgaaacagctcttattcgaccACCTTCCACAATATAAGcctcaaacaactttctaaagactgttgacatctgctgCAAGCCTTGGGATGTGCAATCTggccccatagacacagcatattggataggcaatcacttaaatgaaactacaaacctcagatttcccacttcctggttgaatttgtctcaggttttcacctttttacatttttttacatttaagtcatttagcaggcgctcttatccagagcgacttacaaattggtgaattcaccttctgacatcagtgga is from Oncorhynchus masou masou isolate Uvic2021 chromosome 32, UVic_Omas_1.1, whole genome shotgun sequence and encodes:
- the LOC135526929 gene encoding uncharacterized protein LOC135526929 isoform X1, whose protein sequence is MGGKCPGGRDEGYGGGGGGGESGISPLPPAPKKRVKRRVRLADSEREGMAKRAMGLGETSRLLLVSPGPQLLLGGDTPNKTQDWVQEEVGSFLFLDSASPIFFQTSCSAGEGEECGSRPRVQGTPEPNTIPASWVGEMQEETSGVRMVLSPVDMEQGNIGKENRYRITHHNRTKRRCDRQRQQEQCEEYWTWEDELDGKGPWAQPGEYRRPKVELEATKAERRWYEEAARRRGWKPESQPQKCIGGGSLEVWRSQVGDLRQLPVVTGGLERPGRHHVTRCPQCGYIARCGTYQLRVSAGLEWASSQVP